From a single Leishmania mexicana MHOM/GT/2001/U1103 complete genome, chromosome 7 genomic region:
- a CDS encoding metallo-peptidase, Clan ME, Family M16C — MLRRSVRCLALRTSRREDLVFRSMHGFTLLKMRRIDDLHLVAYEMEHVRTGALYYHIDVEDNNNTFCIGFRTPAENNKGTSHVLEHTTLCGSKKYPVRDPFFMMLKRSLSSFMNAMTGSDYTLYPFSTTNRKDFQNLLDVYLDAVLHPLLREEDFKQEGHRVELEDKSTGSEDAAAQPSKRTRRLINNGVVFNEMRGVVSDPSNHFVHSLMRAMLPHTHYTYISGGYPPDILGLSYDELLSFQRRHYHPSNSITFTYGNLHPESHMAALNSYFADFEHAAPVVVPTLADQHRFTEPQLVHLEGPLDAMGNPQRQKRVAVSYAVPKENNKLEDVVALSVLDSLLSSGPSSPMFKNLIESQIGSKYAPMQGYAFYLSSPIITYGVAGMDEERADAEAEVLQAVESALRTVQRDGFDERRVRSVIFQEELQHRHRSADYGLNTCTGLCAMGLCRAQNNPLDFINWLPHLRRLADDNAASLLPRIETHLLSNPHRAVVSVSAKKEYLNKLQDQLKEADEAVNASATEADKDLVEKETKEGLQRLRAPQPNDVLPTLRIEDIPTESFSEPLPCRSSLSSTNGQVYTITHPTNGLVYVHGLIPFNASLTSAMEHGELAQVPQSVMLLESLIGRTGAGKLSYKDHSIAVKLACSGFGFEPLLNESYMHKSTTITGTSYSFYTTKEKLKEALDLLSVTLLEPRFSADDADVYSCALSNLKMACSSLIQSLQAEGNRYAVIRAVGELTRRGELREHWWGLSQSTHASEMLEKLQGCPEVSREAVSALLADYAVFAREMATDMSRSLVWATCEDAHREEVERMLKEFLDAFPRTDSAARTHLFLPPRSTEKGVQQIIKKLPIDTSFVGLAIPNKLKWENPDQARVRVGCTLLSNEYLHRRVREEGGAYGSSCAASLHGEVGGVSMSSYRDPSPELTAKAFLEAGDWLSDRKNVTAERVSEAKLRLFSSIDSPYAADSYGEAYFYNDLRQDTKQALRDALLSVTPEDVVNVAHYFTPQFTTIISILQPAGESSDPAAVPPEVS; from the coding sequence ATGCTGCGCAGATCGGTACGATgtctggcgctgcgcacgagCAGACGCGAAGACCTCGTCTTCAGAAGCATGCACGGCTTCACCCTGCTCAAGATGCGGCGCATCGATGACCTACACCTCGTGGCGTACGAAATGGAGCACGTCCGCACCGGCGCTCTCTACTACCACATCGACGTGGAGGACAACAATAACACCTTCTGCATCGGCTTCCGAACACCGGCGGAGAACAACAAGGGCACCTCCCACGTGCTGGAGCACACAACGCTATGCGGCAGCAAGAAGTATCCGGTGCGGGATCCGTTCTTCATGATGCTCAAGCGCTCCCTTAGCTCTTTCATGAACGCCATGACCGGGTCCGACTACACGCTGTACCCCTTCTCGACCACCAATCGCAAGGACTTCCAAAATCTTCTCGACGTCTACCTCGACGCCGTCCTCCACCCATTGCTGCGAGAGGAGGACTTCAAGCAGGAGGGTCACCGAGTGGAACTCGAGGACAAGTCGACGGGCAGcgaagacgctgctgcgcagccgtcAAAGCGCACTCGCCGGCTTATCAACAACGGCGTCGTTTTCAACGAGATGCGCGGTGTCGTGTCGGATCCCAGCAACCACTTTGTGCACTCGCTGATGCGCGCCatgctgccgcacacacactacaCCTACATATCCGGCGGCTACCCGCCCGATATTCTGGGCCTCAGCTACGACGAGCTCCTGTCCTTCCAGAGGCGGCACTACCACCCAAGCAACAGCATCACCTTCACATACGGCAACCTGCATCCTGAGTCGCACATGGCAGCGTTAAACTCGTACTTTGCGGACTTCGAGCACGCGGCACCAGTCGTAGTGCCGACGCTGGCAGACCAGCACCGTTTCACGGAGCCCCAGCTCGTGCACCTGGAGGGTCCGCTGGACGCCATGGGCAacccgcagcggcagaagcgcgTAGCCGTCTCCTACGCAGTACCGAAGGAAAATAATAAGTTGGAGGATGTCGTGGCACTCAGCGTGCTGGACAGCCTTCTCTCTAGCGGTCCCAGCTCCCCCATGTTCAAGAACCTGATCGAGTCACAGATTGGCAGCAAGTACGCTCCGATGCAGGGGTACGCCTTCTATCTGTCCTCCCCGATCATCACCTATGGCGTAGCCGGCATGGATGAGGAGCGGGCAGACGCAGAGGCTGAAGTGCTGCAGGCTGTGGAGTCTGCGCTCCGCACGGTGCAGAGGGACGGCTTCGACGAGCGACGCGTGCGCTCCGTTATCTTccaggaggagctgcagcaccgtcaccgaTCTGCCGACTACGGTCTCAACACGTGTACAGGCCTGTGTGCAATGGGTCTGTGCCGGGCGCAGAACAACCCGCTGGACTTTATCAACTGGCTGCCACACCTCCGGCGGCTGGCGGACGACAATGcggcctcgctgctgccgcgcatcGAGACGCACCTGCTGAGCAACCCCCACCGCGCCGTCGTATCCGTGTCAGCCAAGAAGGAGTATCTGAACAAGCTGCAGGACCAACTGAAGGAAGCGGATGAGGCGGTGAACGCGTCGGCGACGGAGGCTGACAAAGACCTCGTGGAGAAGGAGACGAAGGAGGGGCTCCAACGCctccgcgcgccgcagccgaaCGACGTGCTGCCCACTCTGCGCATCGAGGACATCCCCACCGAGTCGTTTTCGGAGCCCTTGCCGTGTCGCAGCTCTCTCTCGAGCACCAACGGTCAGGTGTACACAATCACGCACCCGACGAACGGCCTCGTGTACGTGCATGGACTCATCCCCTTCAATGCCTCTCTTACCAGTGCGATGGAGCACGGAgagctggcgcaggtgcCACAGAGCGTGATGCTGCTGGAGTCGCTGATCGGCCGCACCGGTGCCGGAAAGCTCTCTTACAAGGATCACTCCATTGCAGTGAAGCTGGCGTGCAGCGGGTTCGGCTTTGAGCCGCTGCTTAACGAGTCGTACATGCACAAGAGCACCACCATTACCGGCACTAGCTACAGCTTCTACACCACCAAGGAAaagctgaaggaggcgctggactTGTTGAGCGTGACACTGCTGGAGCCGCGCTtcagcgccgacgacgccgatgtCTACTCCTGTGCGCTGTCGAATCTCAAGATGGCATGCTCGTCGTTAATCCAGTCTCTGCAGGCAGAGGGCAACCGCTACGCCGTCATCCGCGCCGTGGGGGAGCTCACCCGGCGCGGTGAGCTCCGCGAACACTGGTGGGGGCTGTCCCAGTCCACGCACGCGTCGGAGATGCTCGAGAAGCTTCAGGGGTGCCCGGAAGTGAGCCGGGAGGCCGTgagcgcgctgctggccgACTACGCCGTCTTCGCGCGGGAGATGGCGACTGACATGTCGCGCAGTCTCGTTTGGGCGACGTGTGAGGATGCGCACCGCGAGGAGGTTGAGCGGATGCTGAAGGAGTTCCTTGATGCGTTCCCGCGGACGGACTctgctgcgcgcacgcacctgtTCCTGCCGCCACGCTCCACGGAGAAGGGGGTTCAGCAGATCATCAAGAAGCTGCCTATCGACACGTCCTTTGTGGGCCTGGCCATACCGAACAAGTTGAAGTGGGAGAATCCCGACCAGGCACGGGTGCGGGTGGGCTGCACCCTGCTCTCCAACGAGTACTtgcaccgccgcgtgcgagaggaaggcggcgcatacggctccagctgcgccgcctcgctccaCGGTGAGGTGGGCGGCGTGTCGATGTCAAGCTACCGCGACCCCAGCCCGGAGCTCACCGCCAAAGCCTTCCTCGAGGCTGGCGATTGGCTCAGTGACCGGAAGAACGTCACAGCCGAGCGCGTAAGcgaggcgaagctgcgcctcttctcctccatcGACTCTCCGTATGCGGCGGACTCGTACGGTGAGGCGTACTTCTATAATGATCTGCGGCAGGACACGAAGCAGGCCTTGCGCGATGCCCTGCTTTCCGTGACGCCAGAGGACGTTGTGAACGTGGCCCACTACTTCACGCCTCAATTCACCACCATTATCAGCATTCTCCAACCCGCAGGCGAGTCGAGCGATCCAGCCGCGGTGCCACCCGAGGTCTCGTAG
- a CDS encoding cobalamin-dependent methionine synthase,putative: MSAMHGERSPVFEELEELFQKRILVLDGGMGTMLQRYKLEEKDFRGEEFKNATKDLKGNNDLLCLTQPAKVRDVHYSYAIAGADVMETNTFNSQAVSQSDYGTQHLVRRINLAAAKICRDAAEQASRETMRRIFVAGVLGPLNRTASISPSVERPDYRNITYDEIVAAYTEQAAALLDGGVDVLLIETIFDSLNAKAALFAVNTLFEDKGYTRVPIMVSGTITDLSGRTLSGQTVDAFYSSMRHGNIIAIGLNCALGCREMRPYIERLAEISEGYVTCHPNAGLPNAMGEYDELPEDMARDIRDFAVNGWVNLVGGCCGTTPDHIRAIAAAVKGIPPRLRGKPSETMVISGLEALYFTRHIGFCNIGERCNISGSLRFKRLVKEGKWEECLAVARQQVEEGAMVLDVNMDDGLIDGVTAMTRFLNMVASDPEVARVPVMIDSSKFHVIEAGLKCTQGTPIVNSISLKVGEEEFLRQARLIRRYGAAVVVMAFDENGQAADYANKTRICKRAYDMLVADGFPPENIVFDPNVLTICTGMEEHNNYGIDFMNAATWIKANLPRAKVSGGISNLSFSFRGFEPIRMAMHSAFLKKMITDESLDMAIVNAGALPVYTDIEPDLLQLVEDAIYNRTPDSSERILEYAERLKAEKASGGGAKEAKVSKVDEWRNAPVEERLSHALIKGIVEFIEDDVEEARTCGKYERPLHIIEGPLMDGMGKVGELFGSGKMFLPQVIKSARVMKKAVAVLVPYMEAEKAALMADTNGASTSRAKRVLMATVKGDVHDIGKNIVGVVLGCNSYEVIDLGVMVSCEKILAAAREHDVHVIGLSGLITPSLDEMVHVAKEMKRLGFKIPLMVGGATTSKQHTAVKIQPHYDKTVHVLDASKAVVTISNMLGNNEEEFWEEVHETYQEIAEDYLANLKDRIYKPLAFCRENALKIDFVANPPAPPPKKLGTITISDYSLEMIATRIDWNPFFSVWQVRGTYPNRGFPKLFNCPTVGAEAKRLFDDAQEMVKDIIATRSFRAKAVVTLMPVNSVGDDIEVYKDDTRNEKIATFFGLRQQAEKERGEPYLCISDFVAAKGVAPDYLASLVVGIFGADKMSEQYEKDNDSYRSIMIKALADRFAEAFTEEVHRIIRTDLWGYAEKETTETADLIQMQYQGIRPAPGYPSQPDHTEMDTIWRIGEVEERTGVKLSESYAMMPAASVSALIFAHAQSKYFAVGKIQNDQVKDYAERKGWNLDQAESQLSSSLAYN, encoded by the coding sequence atgTCAGCCATGCATGGAGAACGAAGCCCCGTCttcgaggagctggaggagctctTCCAGAAGCGCATTCTGGTGCTAGACGGCGGCATGGGCACTATGCTGCAGCGCTACAAGCTCGAGGAAAAGGACTTCCGCGGCGAGGAGTTCAAGAACGCCACGAAGGATCTCAAGGGCAACAACGACCTGCTCTGCCTCACGCAGCCGGCGAAAGTGCGGGATGTACACTATAGCTATGCCATCGCTGGCGCCGACGTCATGGAGACAAACACGTTCAACTCGCAGGCAGTGAGTCAGTCCGACTACGGGACACAGCACCTTGTTCGTCGCATCAacctcgccgctgcgaaAATCTgccgcgacgcggcggagcaAGCCAGCCGCGAGACGATGCGGCGCATCTTCGTCGCCGGTGTGTTGGGCCCGCTGAACCGGACGGCTTCCATCTCGCCCTCCGTCGAGCGCCCCGACTACCGCAACATCACATATGACGAAATCGTAGCTGCTTACACGGAGCAGGCAGCGGCCCTGCTGGACGGAGGCGTAGATGTGCTGCTGATCGAGACCATCTTCGACTCCCTCAACGCCAAGGCGGCCCTCTTTGCTGTGAACACACTCTTCGAAGACAAGGGCTACACACGCGTTCCGATCATGGTGAGCGGCACCATTACAGACCTGTCCGGTCGCACTCTCAGCGGCCAGACAGTGGACGCCTTCTATTCGTCAATGCGGCACGGCAACATCATCGCCATCGGTCTCAACTGTGCCCTGGGCTGTCGCGAAATGCGCCCGTACATCGAACGCCTTGCAGAGATCAGCGAGGGCTACGTGACGTGCCACCCCAACGCGGGGCTGCCGAACGCAATGGGTGAATACGACGAACTGCCGGAGGACATGGCCCGTGACATCCGCGACTTTGCGGTGAACGGGTGGGTCAACCTCGTCGGAGGCTGCTGTGGCACAACCCCGGATCATATTCGTGCAATTGCCGCGGCCGTGAAGGGCATCCCGCCGCGTCTGAGGGGGAAGCCGAGTGAGACAATGGTCATCAGCGGGCTCGAGGCGCTGTACTTCACACGCCACATCGGCTTCTGCAACATCGGAGAGCGCTGCAACATCAGCGGCTCGTTAAGGTTTAAGCGCCTCGTCAAGGAGGGGAAGTGGGAGGAGTGCCTGGCGGTGGCCCGCCAGCAGGTCGAGGAGGGGGCCATGGTGCTGGACGTGAACATGGACGACGGCCTCATCGACGGCGTAACCGCCATGACGCGCTTCCTGAACATGGTTGCTTCCGACCCGGAAGTAGCGCGAGTGCCGGTGATGATCGACTCGTCCAAGTTCCATGTCATCGAGGCGGGTCTGAAGTGCACCCAGGGAACACCGATCGTCAACTCGATCTCGCTGAAGGTTGGTGAAGAGGAGTTCCTGCGCCAGGCTCGCCTGATCCGGCGCTACGGTGCCGCCGTGGTCGTGATGGCCTTTGATGAAAATGGGCAGGCGGCAGACTATGCCAACAAGACCCGCATCTGTAAGCGTGCTTACGACATGCTGGTGGCGGACGGCTTCCCACCGGAGAACATTGTCTTCGACCCGAACGTGCTGACGATCTGCACCGGCATGGAGGAGCACAACAACTACGGCATAGACTTCATGAATGCAGCGACGTGGATTAAGGCGAATCTGCCCCGCGCCAAGGTGAGCGGTGGAATCTCGAACCTCAGCTTTTCCTTCCGCGGCTTCGAGCCCATTCGCATGGCGATGCACTCCGCCTTCTTGAAGAAAATGATCACCGATGAAAGTCTCGACATGGCAATCGTGAACGCGGGTGCTCTGCCGGTGTACACCGACATCGAGCCGgatctgctgcagctggtcGAGGATGCCATCTACAACCGCACCCCCGACTCCTCGGAGCGCATTCTCGAGTACGCAGAGCGACTcaaggcagagaaggcgtccggcggtggcgccaagGAGGCGAAGGTGTCTAAGGTGGACGAATGGCGCAACGCCCCGGTGGAGGAGCGTCTCTCGCACGCCTTGATCAAGGGCATCGTCGAGTTCATAGAGGATGACGTTGAGGAGGCGCGAACCTGTGGCAAGTACGAGCGGCCGCTGCACATCATCGAGGGTCCATTGATGGACGGCATGGGGAAGGTTGGCGAGCTGTTCGGCAGTGGCAAGATGTTCCTGCCCCAGGTGATCAAGTCGGCACGTGTCAtgaagaaggcggtggcggtgctggtgccgtACATGGAGGCTGAGAAGGCGGCCCTTATGGCCGATACGAACGGCGCGTCGACCTCGCGAGCGAAGCGGGTGCTCATGGCGACCGTAAAGGGCGACGTGCACGATATCGGAAAGAACATCGTTGGCGTCGTCCTGGGTTGCAACAGCTACGAGGTGATCGACCTCGGTGTGATGGTTTCATGTGAAAAGATCTTGGCGGCTGCGAGGGAGCACGACGTACACGTCATCGGGCTTTCCGGCCTCATCACGCCCTCCCTGGACGAGATGGTGCATGTGGCGAAGGAGATGAAGCGATTGGGCTTCAAAATCCCGCTGATGGTGGGTGGGGCGACAACGTCGAAGCAGCACACGGCGGTGAAGATTCAGCCGCACTACGACAAGACGGTGCACGTGCTGGACGCCAGCAAGGCCGTGGTCACGATATCGAACATGCTTGGgaacaacgaggaggagttcTGGGAAGAGGTGCACGAGACCTACCAAGAGATCGCGGAGGACTACCTGGCGAACCTGAAGGACCGTATCTACAAGCCCCTCGCCTTCTGCCGTGAGAACGCGCTGAAGATCGACTTCGTCGCCAacccgccggcgccgccgccaaagAAGCTcggcaccatcaccatcagtGACTACTCGCTCGAGATGATCGCCACCCGCATCGACTGGAACCCGTTTTTCTCCGTGTGGCAGGTGCGCGGCACGTACCCCAACCGCGGCTTTCCGAAGCTCTTCAACTGCCCCACCGTcggcgcggaggcgaagcggctgTTCGACGACGCGCAGGAGATGGTGAAGGACATCATCGCCACCCGTAGCTTCCGCGCCAAGGCTGTCGTCACGCTGATGCCCGTGAACAGCGTCGGCGACGACATCGAGGTGTACAAGGATGACACACGTAACGAGAAGATCGCCACCTTCTTTGGGCTGCGCCAGCAAGCGGAGAAAGAGCGAGGCGAGCCGTACCTGTGCATCTCCGACTTCGTCGCCGCGAAAGGGGTGGCGCCAGACTACCTCGCCAGTCTCGTTGTCGGTATCTTTGGGGCAGACAAGATGAGCGAGCAGTATGAGAAAGACAACGACAGCTACCGCTCCATCATGATCAAGGCCCTGGCAGACCGCTTCGCTGAGGCCTtcacggaggaggtgcaccgcATCATTCGCACAGACTTGTGGGGCTATGCGGAGAAGGAGACAACGGAGACGGCCGACCTGATCCAGATGCAGTACCAAGGTATTCGACCCGCCCCTGGGTACCCCTCGCAGCCCGACCACACGGAGATGGACACGATTTGGCGTATCGGCGAGGTAGAGGAGCGCACGGGGGTGAAGCTGTCTGAGTCGTACGCGATGATGCCGGCGGCATCTGTCAGCGCACTTATCTTCGCACATGCGCAGTCCAAGTACTTTGCAGTGGGCAAGATCCAGAACGACCAAGTAAAGGACTACGCCGAGCGCAAGGGTTGGAATCTAGACCAGGCCGAGAGCCAGCTTAGCTCATCCTTGGCCTACAACTGA